The following are encoded together in the Bradyrhizobium algeriense genome:
- a CDS encoding ABC transporter substrate-binding protein, with protein MKFTALMLLSTLAIGGQASAQGKLVVSTWGGSFRDLIDEAIAKKFTAETGVKVEYITGGTIDRLNQAKLAAAKPESDVTFTTAHVGWLYANDNLFEKLDMAKIPNASHLVEQAKISQYHIGAWAYVYTIGYLPDRLPKGVSFDSWEGLWNPALKGMISSPDFDPSHVMVVAAKLSGGDAANWEVGEAKLKALKANYKAFYTNDANSQQLFATGETPVQVVLSMNAYYMQAQGVPIKLVIPKEGAVLGVDTMGITKGSTKAELAYKFMNMALDPDVQAEIAELKKGSPVVDNAKLKPEIAALPGVFSTPHQWAKQSLVIDAKLRAEKTGTWRKWFTENIMAP; from the coding sequence TTGAAGTTTACTGCCTTGATGTTGCTGTCGACGCTTGCGATCGGCGGGCAGGCATCTGCCCAGGGGAAGCTGGTCGTCAGCACCTGGGGTGGAAGTTTCCGCGATCTGATCGATGAAGCGATCGCGAAGAAGTTCACCGCCGAGACGGGCGTGAAAGTCGAGTACATCACCGGCGGCACGATTGATCGCCTCAATCAGGCCAAGCTTGCCGCCGCCAAGCCCGAAAGCGACGTCACCTTCACGACGGCCCATGTTGGTTGGCTCTATGCCAACGACAATCTGTTCGAGAAGCTCGACATGGCGAAGATTCCGAACGCCAGCCATCTGGTCGAGCAGGCCAAGATCAGCCAGTATCACATTGGCGCCTGGGCTTATGTCTACACCATCGGCTATCTGCCCGATCGTCTGCCCAAGGGCGTCAGCTTCGACAGCTGGGAAGGCCTGTGGAACCCCGCGCTCAAGGGCATGATCTCGTCGCCCGATTTCGATCCGAGCCATGTCATGGTCGTGGCCGCCAAGCTGTCCGGTGGCGACGCTGCGAATTGGGAAGTCGGCGAAGCCAAGCTGAAGGCGCTGAAGGCGAACTACAAGGCGTTCTACACCAACGACGCCAACAGTCAGCAGCTGTTCGCCACCGGTGAAACGCCGGTTCAGGTCGTGCTGTCAATGAACGCCTATTACATGCAGGCTCAGGGCGTGCCGATCAAGCTCGTCATCCCGAAGGAGGGCGCGGTGCTCGGTGTCGATACGATGGGTATCACCAAGGGCTCGACCAAGGCCGAACTGGCCTACAAGTTCATGAACATGGCCCTCGATCCGGACGTACAGGCGGAGATCGCTGAACTGAAGAAGGGTAGCCCGGTGGTCGACAACGCCAAGCTCAAGCCCGAGATTGCAGCATTGCCTGGCGTCTTCTCCACGCCGCATCAGTGGGCGAAGCAGTCTCTGGTGATCGACGCCAAGCTGCGGGCCGAGAAGACCGGCACCTGGCGCAAGTGGTTCACCGAGAACATCATGGCTCCGTAA
- a CDS encoding ABC transporter permease, translated as MNARPFLGWFVSPAGLVAVGLLAAMLAVFQYSVRAYIPGTLEVGGYTWANFEAMLRPLYALAFWNTVLICFETAVFTLLLAYPLAYALTRTSNSALRSFILIVSVTPLFLGEVVRTYSWMIVLGNNGFLNTLLLKLGVLDRPVQMMFTGGGVVAALVHVTMPIMVIMLAAALSHIDRNYEKAAESLGAGPIRIFMTITLPLSMPGIVAGFSTAFAWTFSAFATPQLIGGGRVSTVSTLIYQLGFSSFNFPFAASLSIIGLALSLAVIALLKKAASPLERMAGTK; from the coding sequence ATGAACGCGCGTCCATTCCTGGGATGGTTCGTTTCGCCGGCCGGCCTCGTCGCCGTGGGGCTGCTCGCGGCGATGCTTGCCGTGTTCCAGTACAGCGTGCGGGCTTATATCCCTGGTACGCTGGAGGTCGGTGGGTACACTTGGGCGAATTTCGAGGCCATGCTGCGGCCGCTCTATGCCCTGGCATTCTGGAATACGGTGCTCATCTGTTTCGAAACGGCGGTGTTCACACTGCTTCTGGCCTATCCGCTGGCCTATGCGTTGACGCGCACCAGCAACTCGGCGCTGCGCTCCTTCATCCTGATCGTGTCAGTCACGCCGCTGTTTCTGGGAGAGGTGGTGCGGACCTATTCCTGGATGATCGTGCTCGGCAATAACGGCTTCTTGAATACGCTGCTGCTCAAGCTCGGCGTACTGGATCGCCCGGTGCAGATGATGTTCACCGGCGGCGGCGTGGTCGCCGCGCTGGTGCATGTGACGATGCCGATCATGGTTATCATGCTGGCTGCGGCGCTGTCGCATATCGACCGCAACTACGAGAAGGCCGCCGAAAGTCTCGGCGCCGGCCCGATCCGCATCTTCATGACCATCACGCTGCCGCTATCGATGCCCGGAATTGTTGCCGGCTTCTCGACGGCATTCGCCTGGACCTTCAGCGCCTTCGCGACACCGCAGCTGATTGGCGGTGGCCGCGTCAGTACGGTGTCGACGCTGATCTATCAGCTCGGCTTCTCGTCGTTCAATTTCCCCTTCGCCGCCAGCCTCTCCATCATCGGCCTCGCGCTGTCGCTGGCCGTGATCGCGCTGCTGAAGAAGGCCGCGAGCCCACTCGAGCGCATGGCGGGCACGAAATGA
- a CDS encoding RidA family protein: MITHQRFRKFNTKDAYPEQSLDNDVCMVVRANNTVYVRGQTAMDLEGKIVGIGDAAAQTENAMACAKVLLEEAGSSLQDVVKIVIYITDRAYREPVYRVVGKWLKGVYPVSTGIIVQGLAKPEYMMEIDIIAEIPA, encoded by the coding sequence ATCACCCACCAGCGTTTCCGCAAGTTCAACACCAAGGATGCCTATCCCGAGCAGTCGCTCGACAACGACGTCTGCATGGTCGTGCGCGCCAACAACACCGTTTATGTGCGCGGCCAGACGGCGATGGATCTCGAGGGCAAAATCGTCGGCATCGGCGATGCCGCCGCGCAGACTGAAAATGCCATGGCTTGCGCCAAGGTGCTCTTAGAAGAGGCAGGTTCATCCCTGCAGGATGTGGTGAAGATCGTCATCTACATCACTGACCGCGCCTATCGCGAGCCCGTCTATCGTGTGGTCGGCAAATGGTTGAAGGGCGTCTATCCGGTTTCGACCGGGATCATCGTTCAAGGGCTCGCCAAGCCTGAATACATGATGGAAATCGACATCATCGCAGAAATTCCGGCGTAA